CCACTGGTCTattctacacacaaacattaatttatatatatatatatatatatatttatatattgacaaaaaataataatactaatcaacAAATAtgtccgattaaccaatagcaaccaaaatataatacactgttgtattttttacatccagatttcctactttttcggtaaattttcctaaaatttttattcgtaAAAACTTCTGGCAATTACGaacatttcaaaaaacaatttgagCCAACTCTGACCAGCCGTTCTTGATTGATGAGGTAACGACAATTTTTCACgctctatttatatatacagggtgattcttttatcaaacaacactcattatttcaaaaagtgtatatttttttgaaaatatttttttacatactttcaagttacttataaaacaacgtttttcttaaaaaatgatatttttaaatattttttatccttataattttttaagaaaaacgttgttttataagtcaCTTGAAAGTCTGTAAAAAANNNNNNNNNNNNNNNNNNNNNNNNNNNNNNNNNNNNNNNNNNNNNNNNNNNNNNNNNNNNNNNNNNNNNNNNNNNNNNNNNNNNNNNNNNNNNNNNNNNNNNNNNNNNNNNNNNNNNNNNNNNNNNNNNNNNNNNNNNNNNNNNNNNNNNNNNNNNNNNNNNNNNNNNNNNNNNNNNNNNNNNNNNNNNNNNNNNNNNNNNNNNNNNNNNNNNNNNNNNNNNNNNNNNNNNNNNNNNNNNNNNNNNNNNNNNNNNNNNNNNNNNNNNNNNNNNNNNNNNNNNNNNNNNNNNNNNNNNNNNNNNNNNNNNNNNNNNNNNNNNNNNNNNNNNNNNNNNNNNNNNNNNNNNNNNNNNNNNNNNNNNNNNNNNNNNNNNNNNNNNNNNNNNNNNNNNNNNNNNNNNNNNNNNNNNNNNNNNNNNNNNNNNNNNNNNNNNNNNNNNNNNNNNNNNNNNNNNNNNNNNNNNNNNNNNNNNNNNNNNNNNNNNNNNNNNNNNNNNNNNNNNNNNNNNNNNNNNNNNNNNNNNNNNNNNNNNNNNNNNNNNNNNNNNNNNNNNNNNNNNNNNNNNNNNNNNNNNNNNNNNNNNNNNNNNNNNNNNNNNNNNNNNNNNNNNNNNNNNNNNNNNNNNNNNNNNNNNNNNNNNNNNNNNNNNNNNNNNNNNNNNNNNNNNNNNNNNNNNNNNNNNNNNNNNNNNNNNNNNNNNNNNNNNNNNNNNNNNNNNNNNNNNNNNNNNNNNNNNNGTAGTATTTTAACTCCCCAGGATATCCCAATCCTTTAATAATTTTGAGTATGACTGAGCTCTACTATAAGTAATACGTGGATTACTTGTAAcccagatgattttttttgcttattttcttattaaatttctTTAGATATATTTAACACTAAAACAATTGTTACTATTTagcgtataattattatttgtgataatattcattaaacataaaatagaataactttttaaaaatgttaaaatgtatttttggtttatattccaataaaataaatttgatttataatcaggattttaatttattacattttttttagaacacaAAATGTGGATTTCAATCATATGGTTATATCATGGTCACAATTCTGTAAAGAACCGTTGCCACAGAGAAGTTTCACATTTTGGGAATGGTTTTATTcagttatgaaattaattagaGAACATCTCAAAGGTCTTTGGATGGATGggtaatatctaaaaaataatataattaaacgttaattactattttactacACAAAcaccataaatatttaaaaatttttttaaaataactattatagagCGATTATGGGTTTCATAAGAAAGTCTGATGCTGAAAATATGCTAACAAGATATGCAACTGGTACATTTTTACTAAGATTTTCAGACTCAGAATTAGGTGGCCTAACTGTTGCCTGGACTgcatgtatgtttaatattagagtaataATAGGCTTTTTCAACAATATCgttattgttcaattttttcgGAAGTTTAGATATTGATAATCGTAATTTACTGCATATCATTACTTCATGTATATcgataatcaaaatatattgtacaatattgaatacttcgtaataaaaaattaatctttaatttttgattaatggCCCCCAGCCATTGGATATTCGGGTCACCAGAAACCAACTGATTTTAACACCAAAGaacttgtgtaaaatatttttaaaacaattttttcgaattaacaatatattatatttggaatatcgatacttaaatttttttttcaatatcacaaaacaaaacaatattaatattcaaaaatatatcctTGTTTGAAGCCTAGTTTAATAATGATCAATGACAATGTTAAactagattaataatatatttttttttcagccaATGACTATGAAGTTTTTAGCTTGCACCCTTTCTCAGCTAAAGATCTATCAATTCGAAATGTGGCAGATAGACTATTAGACTTAACGTACCTCACCAAGTTGTATCCGAATATTGATAAAGACCTAgcatttggaaaatattacacACAATCACCAAGTAATCATACATGATCTATTTTTAGTATGAATTTGttctgtttatattaataatgaccaATTAGTAATTTTCTAATGTTTTATAATCTCATTTGTATAGAACTTTACATCAGTCATTATTAGAAGTTCGGAAGCCTTAGGCTCGTTTGTATATGTAattacattcaataaaataagatattttgtttctataagacaaatttattcCTAAAATCctgataaaattacatatactttataaatcagattttaattctgtaaaattatagttaatatatctATGGTTAGAAGATAAAAGAGCGCAAACaccacttttttcaaaatcgatgtttttgcatattgttgtaaacggcattattatacattgataatcGAACCTAAACATcgctattatttgtatatatccaagaatcaatgttttaatatgtGGTCGTAAACGGCATAGAATTGGTGGGAATGAAAAAACTGGGTGTAAACGTCAATTAAAAGATCTAAACAGCATTCAAGGAAACTTGATAACACGTAAGCGTCATTGTTGACGGTTAcatcaatttatcatttttgttgatGGTTTTGTCAGCACTGTAAAAAgctttatatctataatttttgaaatacttttactACAAATCTTCAttgaatttaatcaataatataaaacaaataacaatattaaactatcCACTATACTTAATAGTCAATAGAACATCTTTGGGGTGTAAGAGCCACGATCAGAAAAAAAGGGGTGcaagagtaatttttttttttaattggctttaaatacacaaataggttatgattatgaacaattaatcaatacaaaatacgtaaaaactcataaattatattaagtctCAAATCGAAGTGTTATACAATGTTCTAAAGTTGTAACACAGTTCATATGAAAATATCTGTTTTTCGGCTCGCCTGAACAATTTGGAAATTGTCGTTTACGCCTTTTATACCTTCTAACCATCGATATTTGAGTTCAT
This portion of the Acyrthosiphon pisum isolate AL4f chromosome A1, pea_aphid_22Mar2018_4r6ur, whole genome shotgun sequence genome encodes:
- the LOC100571936 gene encoding signal transducer and activator of transcription 5B-like; its protein translation is MIQILWRTQNVDFNHMVISWSQFCKEPLPQRSFTFWEWFYSVMKLIREHLKGLWMDGAIMGFIRKSDAENMLTRYATGTFLLRFSDSELGGLTVAWTASNDYEVFSLHPFSAKDLSIRNVADRLLDLTYLTKLYPNIDKDLAFGKYYTQSPNISTPVTNNGYVKPLLVTHVPGWSGSGANGQGMNSYPNTPLDHMFYENSLGNYSTKETSEYSEPENNMAAFGNYPLEMEFSSSLDDMSQADGSFF